From the Pseudomonas baltica genome, one window contains:
- the purB gene encoding adenylosuccinate lyase, with amino-acid sequence MLLSSLTAVSPVDGRYAGKTQALRPIFSEYGLIRFRALVEVRWLQRLAAHPQIAEVPAFSAEANALLDALASDFALEHAERVKEIERTTNHDVKAIEYLLKEQAAKLPELAKVSEFIHFACTSEDINNLSHALMLREGRDTVLLPLMRQIAESIRELAHRFADVPMLSRTHGQPASPTTLGKELANVVYRLERQIAQVAAVPLLGKINGAVGNYNAHLSAYPAIDWEANARAFIEDELGLGFNPYTTQIEPHDYIAELFDAIARYNTILIDFDRDIWGYISLGYFKQRTIAGEIGSSTMPHKVNPIDFENSEGNLGIANALFQHLASKLPVSRWQRDLTDSTVLRNLGVGFAHSVIAYEASLKGISKLEINEVKIAADLDACWEVLAEPIQTVMRRFDIENPYEKLKELTRGKGIGPEALQTFIDGLDMPADAKAELKKLTPANYIGNAAAQAKRV; translated from the coding sequence ATGCTGCTTTCATCGCTCACTGCGGTTTCCCCTGTAGACGGCCGCTACGCTGGCAAGACTCAAGCACTGCGCCCAATTTTCAGCGAATACGGCCTTATCCGTTTTCGCGCCCTGGTCGAAGTCCGCTGGCTCCAGCGCCTCGCCGCTCACCCGCAAATCGCTGAAGTGCCGGCGTTCTCCGCCGAAGCCAACGCCTTGCTCGACGCCCTGGCCAGCGACTTCGCCCTCGAACACGCCGAGCGCGTCAAGGAGATCGAACGCACCACCAACCACGACGTCAAGGCCATCGAGTACCTGCTGAAGGAACAAGCGGCCAAGCTGCCGGAACTGGCCAAGGTCAGCGAATTCATCCACTTCGCCTGCACCAGCGAGGACATCAACAACCTGTCCCACGCCCTGATGCTGCGCGAAGGCCGCGACACCGTGCTGCTGCCGCTGATGCGTCAGATCGCCGAATCGATCCGCGAGCTCGCCCATCGCTTCGCCGACGTGCCGATGCTGTCGCGCACTCACGGCCAGCCTGCTTCGCCGACCACCTTGGGTAAAGAGCTGGCCAACGTCGTCTACCGCCTCGAGCGGCAGATCGCGCAAGTCGCCGCCGTGCCGCTGCTGGGCAAGATCAACGGCGCCGTGGGCAATTACAATGCCCACCTCTCGGCTTATCCTGCCATCGACTGGGAAGCCAACGCCCGCGCCTTCATCGAAGACGAGCTGGGTCTGGGCTTCAACCCGTACACCACGCAGATCGAACCGCACGACTATATCGCCGAGCTGTTCGATGCCATTGCTCGCTACAACACCATCCTGATCGATTTCGATCGTGATATCTGGGGCTACATCTCCCTGGGCTATTTCAAGCAGCGCACCATCGCGGGCGAAATCGGCTCGTCGACCATGCCGCACAAGGTCAACCCGATCGACTTCGAAAACTCCGAAGGCAACCTTGGCATCGCCAACGCGCTGTTCCAGCACCTGGCCAGCAAACTGCCGGTTTCCCGCTGGCAGCGCGACCTGACCGACTCCACCGTGCTGCGCAACCTCGGTGTCGGCTTCGCCCACAGCGTGATTGCCTACGAAGCCAGCCTCAAGGGCATCAGCAAGCTGGAAATCAACGAAGTCAAGATCGCCGCCGACCTGGACGCCTGCTGGGAAGTCCTGGCCGAGCCGATCCAGACGGTCATGCGCCGCTTCGACATCGAAAACCCGTACGAGAAGCTCAAAGAGCTGACCCGCGGCAAGGGCATCGGTCCCGAGGCGCTGCAAACTTTCATCGACGGGCTCGACATGCCCGCCGACGCCAAGGCCGAGCTAAAAAAACTCACCCCGGCCAATTACATCGGTAACGCTGCAGCCCAGGCCAAGCGCGTCTGA
- the hflD gene encoding high frequency lysogenization protein HflD, whose amino-acid sequence MTQAQEQLTALGAVFQAAVLVDRIAKTGQIGEGDLRCMLGSLMVIDPKDTLDVFGGNDLYLRDGYRALASALERDPNSLQREPLRYALSMLGLERQLGKRDDMLAVIGKRLPQIQNQVEHFGLVHENVIAASGALYQDTLSTLRQRIQVQGDMRHLQQPSNASKIRALLLAGIRCARLWRQLGGHRWQLVISRRKLLRELYPMLRG is encoded by the coding sequence ATGACCCAGGCCCAGGAACAACTCACTGCCTTGGGCGCCGTGTTCCAGGCCGCCGTGCTGGTCGATCGTATCGCCAAGACCGGTCAGATCGGCGAAGGCGACCTGCGCTGCATGCTCGGTAGCCTGATGGTGATCGACCCCAAGGACACCCTGGATGTGTTCGGCGGCAACGACCTGTACCTGCGCGACGGCTATCGCGCGCTGGCCAGCGCTCTGGAGCGCGACCCCAACAGCCTGCAGCGCGAACCGCTGCGCTATGCCCTGTCGATGCTCGGCCTGGAACGCCAACTGGGCAAACGCGACGACATGCTGGCCGTCATCGGCAAACGCCTGCCACAGATTCAGAATCAGGTAGAGCATTTCGGCCTGGTCCACGAGAATGTCATCGCTGCCAGTGGCGCGCTGTATCAGGACACGCTCAGCACCCTGCGCCAGCGCATTCAGGTGCAGGGCGATATGCGCCACTTGCAGCAGCCGAGTAACGCCTCGAAAATCCGCGCCTTGCTGCTGGCCGGCATCCGCTGTGCACGCCTGTGGCGACAGCTCGGCGGCCACCGCTGGCAACTGGTGATCAGCCGGCGCAAGCTGTTGCGCGAGCTGTACCCGATGTTGCGTGGTTGA
- the mnmA gene encoding tRNA 2-thiouridine(34) synthase MnmA, producing MRDSAPATQRVIVGMSGGVDSSVSAVLLMEQGYQVEGLFMKNWEEDDGTEYCTAREDLADAQAVCDRIGIKLHTANFAAEYWDHVFEHFLEEYKAGRTPNPDILCNREIKFKAFLDYALTLGADLIATGHYVRRRDLDGRTELLKGLDPNKDQSYFLHAVGGEQIARTLFPVGELEKPEVRAIAEKHGLATAKKKDSTGICFIGERRFTDFLKQYLPAQPGEIKTTRGEVIGRHAGLMYHTIGQRQGLGIGGLKDAGDDPWYVLVKDLEHNELIVGQGNEHPWLFSRALLASEIFWVNPIDLAQPRRLTAKVRYRQGDQACTLEQTSQGYRAVFDEPQRAVTPGQSVVFYDGEVCLGGGVIEVAEPWYARDSHVRENQTGEARS from the coding sequence ATGCGCGACTCAGCCCCAGCAACCCAGCGCGTGATCGTCGGCATGTCCGGCGGCGTCGACTCTTCCGTTTCTGCCGTTCTGCTCATGGAGCAGGGCTATCAGGTCGAGGGCCTGTTCATGAAGAACTGGGAAGAAGACGACGGCACCGAATACTGCACCGCCCGCGAAGACCTCGCCGACGCGCAGGCCGTGTGCGATCGTATCGGCATCAAGCTGCACACGGCCAACTTCGCTGCCGAGTATTGGGACCACGTCTTCGAACACTTCCTGGAAGAGTACAAGGCCGGCCGCACCCCCAATCCGGACATCCTCTGCAACCGCGAAATCAAGTTCAAGGCGTTTCTCGACTACGCCCTGACCTTGGGTGCCGACCTGATCGCCACCGGCCATTACGTGCGCCGCCGCGACCTCGACGGCCGCACCGAGCTGCTCAAGGGCCTGGACCCGAACAAGGACCAGAGCTATTTCCTGCATGCCGTCGGCGGCGAGCAGATTGCCCGCACCCTATTCCCGGTCGGCGAGCTGGAAAAGCCTGAAGTACGGGCCATTGCCGAGAAGCACGGGCTGGCCACCGCGAAGAAAAAGGACTCCACCGGCATCTGCTTTATCGGCGAGCGCCGCTTTACCGACTTCCTCAAGCAGTACCTGCCCGCGCAACCGGGTGAAATAAAGACCACCCGCGGCGAAGTGATCGGCCGCCATGCAGGCCTGATGTACCACACCATCGGCCAGCGTCAGGGCCTGGGCATCGGCGGCCTTAAAGATGCCGGCGACGATCCGTGGTACGTGCTGGTCAAGGACCTGGAGCACAACGAACTGATCGTCGGTCAGGGCAATGAACACCCGTGGCTGTTCTCGCGTGCCCTGCTGGCGTCGGAAATCTTCTGGGTCAACCCGATCGACCTGGCCCAGCCGCGGCGCCTGACCGCCAAGGTCCGCTATCGCCAGGGTGACCAGGCCTGCACGCTGGAACAGACCAGCCAAGGCTATCGCGCGGTGTTCGACGAACCGCAACGCGCCGTCACCCCAGGTCAGTCCGTGGTGTTCTACGACGGTGAAGTGTGCCTGGGCGGGGGCGTGATCGAAGTGGCAGAACCTTGGTATGCCCGCGACAGCCATGTCCGAGAAAATCAGACCGGGGAAGCCCGTTCATGA
- a CDS encoding NADP-dependent isocitrate dehydrogenase — MPTRSKIIYTFTDEAPALATYSLLPIIEAYTAFADIAVETRDISLAGRILSNFPEKLTAEQRVGDHLAELGELANTPEANIIKLPNISASVPQLKGAIKELQDQGFDIPDYPEVPATDADKEAKLRYDKIKGSAVNPVLREGNSDRRAPLSVKNYARKHPHKMGAWSSDSKSHVAHMSEGDFYGSEKSVLIKEAGSVKIELVAQDGTTTVLKEKTAVKAGEIIDSSTISKKALRAFVAAEIEDAKKLGVLLSIHLKATMMKVSDPILFGQIVAEYYKDALAKHEAVLKQIGFNLNNGIGDLYSRIKALPQAQQDEIEADIKAVYATRPALAMVNSDKGITNLHVPSDVIVDASMPAMIRDSGKMWNTEGQLQDTKALIPDRCYATIYQAVLEDCKKHGAFDPTTMGTVPNVGLMAQKAEEYGSHDKTFQVESTGTVRVTDTSGTVLMEQKVEAGDIWRMCQVKDAPIQDWVKLAVNRARASNTPAVFWLDPARAHDAQVIKKVETYLKDHDTSGLDIRILAPVDAMALSLERIRAGKDTISVTGNVLRDYLTDLFPIMELGTSAKMLSIVPLMNGGGLFETGAGGSAPKHVQQLVEENFLRWDSLGEFLALAASLEHLGTTYNNSKALVLAKTLDQATGQFLDNNKSPSRKVGNIDNRGSHFYLALYWAQALAAQTDDAELQKQFSVVAKTLSDNEAKIVTELNSVQGKPVDIQGYYRTNPELTRQAMRPSATLNAAIDSLAS, encoded by the coding sequence ATGCCCACCCGTTCGAAGATCATCTACACCTTCACCGACGAAGCTCCCGCACTCGCCACCTATTCCCTGCTGCCGATCATCGAGGCCTACACTGCGTTCGCTGACATCGCCGTCGAGACCCGGGATATTTCCCTTGCCGGCCGCATCCTCTCCAACTTCCCGGAAAAACTGACCGCCGAACAGCGCGTTGGTGACCATCTCGCCGAACTGGGCGAACTGGCCAACACCCCGGAAGCCAACATCATCAAGCTGCCGAACATCAGCGCTTCGGTCCCCCAACTCAAGGGCGCGATCAAAGAGCTGCAGGATCAGGGCTTCGACATCCCCGACTATCCCGAGGTGCCGGCCACCGACGCCGACAAGGAAGCCAAGCTGCGCTACGACAAGATCAAGGGCAGCGCCGTGAACCCGGTACTGCGCGAAGGCAACTCCGATCGTCGTGCGCCGCTGTCGGTCAAGAACTACGCGCGCAAGCACCCGCACAAGATGGGCGCCTGGAGCAGCGATTCGAAGTCCCATGTCGCACACATGAGCGAAGGTGACTTCTACGGCAGCGAAAAATCGGTCCTGATCAAGGAAGCCGGTAGCGTCAAGATCGAACTGGTCGCTCAGGACGGCACGACCACCGTGCTGAAGGAAAAGACCGCGGTCAAGGCCGGCGAAATCATCGACAGCTCGACGATCAGCAAAAAGGCATTGCGTGCATTCGTCGCCGCCGAGATCGAAGACGCCAAGAAGCTTGGCGTGCTGCTGTCGATCCATCTGAAGGCGACCATGATGAAGGTCTCCGACCCGATTCTGTTCGGTCAGATCGTCGCGGAATACTACAAGGACGCCCTCGCCAAGCACGAAGCCGTGCTCAAGCAGATCGGCTTCAACCTGAATAACGGCATCGGTGACCTGTACTCGCGCATCAAGGCGCTGCCGCAAGCCCAGCAGGACGAGATCGAAGCCGACATCAAGGCCGTCTACGCTACACGCCCTGCCCTGGCCATGGTCAACTCAGACAAAGGCATCACCAACCTGCACGTGCCGAGCGACGTTATCGTCGACGCCTCGATGCCGGCCATGATTCGTGATTCCGGCAAGATGTGGAACACCGAAGGCCAGCTGCAGGACACCAAGGCACTGATCCCGGATCGTTGCTACGCGACTATCTATCAAGCCGTCCTCGAAGACTGCAAAAAGCACGGCGCCTTCGACCCCACCACCATGGGCACCGTACCGAACGTCGGCCTGATGGCGCAAAAAGCTGAAGAGTACGGCTCTCACGACAAGACCTTCCAGGTCGAATCCACCGGCACCGTTCGCGTGACCGACACCTCCGGCACCGTGCTGATGGAACAAAAGGTCGAAGCGGGCGACATCTGGCGCATGTGCCAGGTCAAGGACGCGCCGATCCAGGACTGGGTCAAGCTGGCCGTCAACCGCGCTCGCGCCTCCAACACCCCGGCGGTGTTCTGGCTCGACCCGGCTCGCGCTCACGATGCGCAGGTCATCAAGAAAGTCGAAACCTACCTCAAGGACCACGACACTTCCGGCCTGGACATCCGCATCCTCGCGCCGGTCGATGCCATGGCCCTGTCGCTGGAGCGCATCCGTGCCGGCAAGGACACCATTTCGGTGACCGGCAACGTGCTGCGCGACTACCTGACCGACCTGTTCCCGATCATGGAACTGGGCACTTCGGCCAAAATGCTGTCGATCGTACCGCTGATGAACGGCGGTGGTCTGTTCGAAACCGGCGCGGGCGGCTCGGCACCCAAGCACGTACAGCAACTGGTCGAAGAAAACTTCCTGCGCTGGGATTCGCTGGGTGAGTTCCTCGCCCTGGCAGCCTCCCTGGAACACTTGGGCACGACCTACAACAACAGCAAGGCGCTGGTATTGGCCAAGACTCTGGACCAGGCGACTGGCCAGTTCCTCGACAACAACAAGTCGCCATCGCGCAAGGTCGGCAACATCGACAATCGCGGCAGCCACTTCTACCTGGCGCTGTACTGGGCACAAGCCCTGGCAGCCCAGACCGACGACGCCGAACTGCAAAAGCAATTCAGCGTCGTGGCCAAGACCCTGTCCGACAACGAGGCGAAAATCGTCACCGAATTGAACAGCGTGCAAGGCAAACCAGTGGACATTCAAGGCTACTACCGCACCAACCCCGAGCTGACTCGCCAGGCCATGCGCCCGAGCGCTACGCTCAACGCCGCGATCGATTCGCTGGCGTCGTAA
- the cspD gene encoding cold shock domain-containing protein CspD — protein MASGKVKWFNNAKGYGFINEDGKTEDLFAHYSAITMDGYKTLKAGQPVKFEIIQGPKGLHAVAIASVTQDVAAPVTALAQPAVSA, from the coding sequence ATGGCAAGTGGTAAAGTCAAGTGGTTCAACAATGCCAAGGGCTACGGCTTCATCAATGAAGACGGCAAGACGGAAGACCTCTTCGCCCATTATTCGGCCATCACGATGGATGGCTACAAGACACTCAAGGCAGGGCAGCCGGTAAAATTTGAGATCATTCAGGGGCCTAAAGGCTTGCACGCGGTGGCAATCGCCAGTGTGACGCAAGACGTGGCTGCTCCAGTGACTGCTTTGGCTCAACCTGCCGTTTCCGCTTGA
- the clpS gene encoding ATP-dependent Clp protease adapter ClpS → MHSVNQIRLTFNQDRPSTQEDDASGVAVQDSKPALQAPPMYKVVLFNDDYTPMDFVVEVLEVFFNLNRELATKVMLAVHTEGRAVCGLFTRDIAETKATQVNQYARESQHPLLCEIEKDG, encoded by the coding sequence ATGCATTCAGTCAACCAGATTCGACTAACCTTCAATCAGGACCGCCCGTCCACGCAGGAGGACGACGCTTCGGGCGTGGCTGTACAGGATTCCAAGCCTGCACTGCAGGCCCCACCGATGTACAAGGTGGTTTTGTTCAATGATGATTACACTCCGATGGATTTCGTGGTCGAAGTGCTAGAGGTGTTTTTCAACCTGAATCGTGAGTTGGCAACCAAGGTCATGCTGGCGGTCCATACAGAGGGACGTGCCGTCTGTGGTCTTTTCACCCGCGACATCGCCGAAACCAAGGCAACGCAGGTGAATCAGTACGCCAGGGAAAGCCAGCATCCGCTACTCTGTGAAATCGAGAAGGACGGTTAA